A region from the Candidatus Delongbacteria bacterium genome encodes:
- a CDS encoding ABC transporter permease subunit gives MFKSLIIKEIKQNFVSRKSIPALFLFILLYLIIFSFRVIDFDKRSESYHQDVALLQEKLQQSQNYSALFIPVVRKPVLFSIFHEGKTHETGNVIYAKYLIPIISPEFESSESNLLYRVNHNLDITYLITFLISLLMLITTYDSISAEKENGTLRLLVTYGLKRPVILFAKIAGNFMFGSLVFIAPFALSVIYLIIFKSDYIDSEFVFTMLFYLIATLLFIMIMTVIGVSISVFMKKESRSLVTALALWILISLVIPSTYLVVGKQLIDNDSILNIKEKYKALATERDNFGSTVPDSINPGLYGHWNWNGSNDNFHDNSVLSTKGTVDAHIGYNKLYYNTFRDKISIEEDYADMIAALNNRPERLKPYLLFFNPVSMYESLMTKLTDTSFDSQIDFLSQVRSLKISWLDTGLKEGWLFDHAFFSSFSPEYYIDYDEIQNAFKIESPKEYEILVNRGENEELSPDVRNNWFRFMSAYVDKRVSGDYKNSFKVPENMPVYKHNQRGMIEIITDLSIPMTVTVIFGMIILIITAIKFKKFDVR, from the coding sequence ATGTTTAAATCTTTAATTATAAAAGAGATTAAGCAGAATTTTGTAAGCAGGAAAAGTATCCCCGCACTTTTTCTATTCATACTGCTTTATCTGATAATTTTTTCTTTCAGAGTAATTGACTTTGATAAAAGATCTGAAAGTTATCATCAAGATGTTGCTCTTTTACAAGAAAAATTACAGCAAAGTCAAAACTATTCAGCATTGTTCATTCCGGTGGTAAGAAAACCGGTACTATTTTCAATTTTCCATGAAGGGAAAACCCATGAAACAGGTAATGTTATTTATGCAAAATATCTTATTCCGATTATATCTCCTGAATTTGAAAGCAGTGAGTCAAATCTTCTATACAGAGTAAATCACAATTTAGATATTACATACTTAATAACTTTTTTAATTTCTCTACTGATGCTAATTACTACTTACGATTCAATTTCAGCAGAAAAAGAAAATGGTACTTTGAGACTTTTAGTAACTTATGGACTGAAAAGACCTGTAATTCTTTTTGCTAAAATTGCAGGTAATTTCATGTTTGGATCATTAGTTTTTATTGCTCCATTTGCTTTATCAGTAATCTATTTAATAATCTTCAAATCAGATTATATTGATTCTGAATTTGTTTTTACTATGCTCTTTTACCTTATTGCAACATTATTATTTATTATGATAATGACTGTTATAGGAGTATCTATTTCTGTTTTCATGAAAAAAGAATCCAGATCTCTTGTGACAGCATTAGCATTGTGGATTTTGATAAGTTTAGTAATTCCATCGACATATCTTGTTGTAGGAAAACAGCTAATTGACAATGACAGTATTCTTAACATCAAAGAAAAATATAAAGCGTTAGCTACAGAACGAGACAATTTCGGATCTACAGTTCCAGACAGTATAAATCCTGGCCTTTATGGTCACTGGAACTGGAATGGTTCTAATGATAATTTTCATGACAACTCAGTTTTATCCACTAAAGGAACAGTTGATGCTCATATTGGTTATAACAAACTCTACTACAATACTTTTAGAGATAAAATTTCGATTGAAGAGGATTATGCAGATATGATTGCTGCTTTGAATAATAGGCCTGAGAGATTGAAACCATATCTACTTTTTTTCAATCCTGTATCAATGTATGAATCTTTGATGACAAAGTTAACGGACACATCATTTGATTCTCAAATAGATTTTCTAAGTCAGGTAAGAAGTCTAAAAATTAGCTGGTTGGATACTGGACTAAAAGAGGGCTGGTTATTTGATCATGCATTTTTTTCATCATTTTCACCTGAATATTACATTGACTATGATGAAATTCAAAATGCTTTTAAAATTGAAAGTCCAAAAGAGTATGAAATTTTGGTAAATAGAGGTGAAAATGAAGAATTATCTCCAGATGTTAGGAATAATTGGTTTCGATTTATGAGTGCCTATGTTGATAAAAGAGTTTCAGGTGATTACAAAAACTCATTTAAAGTTCCAGAAAATATGCCTGTTTATAAACATAATCAACGGGGAATGATTGAGATAATTACTGATCTTTCTATTCCGATGACGGTAACAGTAATTTTCGGAATGATCATTTTGATTATTACTGCTATAAAATTTAAAAAGTTTGATGTTAGATAG
- a CDS encoding ABC transporter permease subunit, protein MLLELIKKDLKISLKDLKFQIFGTIIVILFIISTISSINILETSLKNYESNISIYTANTTSISKSMLSMTSGNHVYYQKPELSNIIYSDNKFPDKISTSITNFMPYASNGTSSDIQLSWIFIIGVVCSFAFLVFAFDSLSKEKKDGTLRLLTIGTKSRITILFSKFLTILLIFSGIVLTAIIVSLLYIAIYYGDMINDFIVPALFFYIISIVYISIFILLGLIISMSKKTDAGLIRSLVFWVFLVIVIPLSAELIGTKLVPIKTSAKYDKESSDAYNKEFNEWVSKYDNENGNHVRGNGYLEDGLRPAAYYASREKMAVKYVERFSDYEHQYNIISYISYLSPFSIYQTIMERILDKGITKFNNEINQFSSFRQDIENEMKNADKLDETSLHFFYRGAYGDAPVVSGKGLYPFSNKEFPKPEKLVFKYRQSGISERITNAFYFILGFVGVLVILISYTALRFKRFDVR, encoded by the coding sequence ATGTTATTAGAACTTATTAAAAAAGATCTCAAAATATCTCTGAAAGATTTGAAATTCCAAATATTTGGCACTATAATCGTTATCCTGTTCATTATTTCAACAATCTCGTCGATTAATATTCTAGAAACATCACTAAAAAATTATGAGAGCAATATTTCAATTTATACTGCAAATACTACTTCAATTTCAAAATCTATGTTGTCCATGACCAGCGGAAATCATGTGTATTATCAAAAACCTGAGCTTTCAAATATTATATATTCAGACAATAAATTTCCTGATAAAATCTCCACTTCAATTACTAATTTTATGCCCTATGCTAGTAATGGGACTTCATCAGATATTCAACTTAGTTGGATCTTTATTATAGGAGTGGTATGTAGCTTTGCTTTTCTTGTTTTTGCTTTTGATTCACTAAGCAAGGAAAAAAAAGATGGTACATTAAGACTTCTGACAATTGGAACTAAAAGCAGAATTACGATACTGTTCAGTAAATTTTTGACTATTCTTCTAATTTTTTCTGGTATAGTACTTACAGCTATTATCGTTTCTCTTCTGTATATTGCAATCTATTATGGAGATATGATTAATGATTTTATTGTCCCAGCACTATTTTTCTACATCATTTCTATTGTTTATATCTCAATTTTCATTCTCCTTGGTTTAATTATCTCTATGTCAAAAAAAACAGATGCAGGGCTTATTAGATCTTTAGTTTTCTGGGTTTTTCTTGTAATCGTAATACCTTTATCAGCTGAATTGATTGGCACAAAATTGGTCCCGATCAAAACTTCCGCTAAGTACGACAAAGAATCTTCAGATGCTTATAACAAAGAATTTAATGAATGGGTTAGTAAATACGACAATGAAAACGGTAATCATGTTCGTGGAAATGGTTATTTGGAAGATGGACTTAGACCAGCTGCGTATTATGCTTCAAGGGAGAAAATGGCTGTAAAATATGTGGAAAGGTTTTCAGACTATGAACATCAATATAATATCATAAGTTACATTTCATACCTATCACCATTTTCAATTTATCAAACAATAATGGAGAGAATATTAGACAAAGGTATTACTAAGTTTAATAATGAAATTAATCAGTTTTCTAGCTTTAGACAAGATATTGAAAATGAGATGAAAAATGCTGATAAATTAGATGAAACTAGCCTTCACTTTTTTTATCGTGGTGCTTATGGAGATGCTCCTGTTGTGAGTGGTAAGGGATTATATCCTTTCTCAAATAAGGAGTTTCCAAAACCTGAAAAGCTAGTTTTTAAGTACAGACAATCTGGAATTAGTGAAAGAATTACGAATGCTTTTTATTTTATTTTGGGATTTGTCGGTGTTCTTGTAATACTTATATCTTATACAGCGTTAAGATTTAAAAGATTTGATGTGAGATGA